Genomic DNA from Brenneria izadpanahii:
TGACATGAAATAGGTAACTCAAGATATAAATTTAACCAAATAACGATTTTATCCCGCGGTAGTTAAACGAGCCTTTAACAACACTGATTGTAGATTATTCCATTCGGCCGGCGTTTCATTGATGAGTTCGATCCGGCTATCGATCGGCGCGACGGGTTTTGTTTCAATATGCAGGTCCAAACCCTGACGATTGACGATTAATGTCCCTTCTTTGATGCGCATAACCCCTTTAACCCGGCTGACCGGCGACAGACGAACCCAGTCCAGCAGCGCCGCGGTATCAAAGATGGTTTCCGCTGCGAAAATCCAGCCGCAGGCGTGGTAGCCCTGACCCTGATTCAATGAACGCCGCCAGGGATCATTGGCCGGTAGCCGCAGCGCCGCCAGACCTTGAGCGGCCTTATGCTGGTGATGGTGGGCGCCGTCAGGCAGTTCACGCTCGTTCAGGCGCGGCTGATCCAAGATTTGCCGGTCTACCTGGCCCTGACTGGTCATCACGATTTGACGCGTGTCGTTATTGTCCTGGCGCCACTTCTGCAACGCGGCTCGGTCTGCATCGAGGTAGGTATCCTGCTTGTTGGCGATAACGATGTCGGCGGCCGCCAACTGGTCGCGGAAATTTTCATTCTCGGTATAGCGGGATTCACGCAGTTGGCGCGCGTCCAGCAGGCATAATGTCGCCTGCAACGTCAGCCAGGGCCGGTAACTGTCGCCAGACAGCAACGAGAGAATCTGCTTCGGATGACCCAGACCGGTAGGTTCGATTAATAAGCGATGCGGCTTTTTTTGCTGCAAGAGCATATTCAGGCCGACCTGCATGGGCAAACCGTTTACGCAGCACATGCATCCACCGGGGATCTCTTTCAATACCGCGCCGCTATCCTCCAGCAATGCGCCGTCAATTCCGATCTCGCCAAATTCGTTAACCAATACGGCCCAGACCTCATCTGCGGGTTTCTGAGAAAGAAGGTGGCGGATCGTTGTGGTTTTCCCGCAACCGAGAAAGCCGGTGATGAGATTAACTTTGGTTAGCAACATAGACTCCTGATTTAAATAGGATCACATTGTGATGTGAACAGATTTACTTATGCTACATCAGAAATAATATCAAATTAATTAATGTTCACCCTGTTTGTTGTCGATACCTATTAGGTATTCGGCAATTGATAGGGGGGACTTATGAGTAGTTTAAGCAAATGGGTGTTATTCGGTGGGGTTGCGCTGTGCTCACTCACATCAGGCATTGCGTCCGCCAGCGATGCGGCTTCGGGCATTATCCGATTTACAGGGCAGATTGTTGCGTCGCCCTGCGTCGCCAGCGCGCAGCAGGCGGTCGTCAATTTCTCTTGTTATCAAGAGGGTAAGCAGGCTAACTATCGTTACAATACGAATTCAGCGACGGCGGCTAACCACGTATTGCCGGACCTGATAGAGGAAACTCGCATGGATTGGGTCAACGCTGAACGTACGGCCAGGCTTTTGACCGTAACCTACCGGTAGTTGAACAATGTGCATTCGCAAGTAACACCGCTTCGAGAGGGTGTTACCCGCGAACGGCGACGACGCTTACTCCGCGCGGCCCATGTAACGGCGTTCTGGAATATGAATGCGGATTTTTTCCCCGGCGCTCAGATATTCAGGCACCTGAATAGTGAGGCCGGTAGCCATTGTCGCCGGTTTGTTGCGGGCGCTGGCCGAGGCGCCTTTGATGCCGGGAGCGGTGTCAACGATTTCCATATCTACCGTTTGCGGCAACTCAAGCGCAATGATTTCGCCATCCCACGTCAGCACCTGAATGCCGGGCATGCCGCCTTCAGGAATGAACAGCAACTCTTCTTCTATCTGCTCTTTTTTGAAGTTGTATGGCGTGTAATCTTCATCATCCATAAAGACATACTCGTCGCCATCAATATAAGAGAAGGTGACCGTCCGGCGGGTCAGGGAGATGGTGTCGAGAATATCATCGCCTTTAAAACGCTCTTCAACTTTTAATCCGGTGCGGACGTCGGAAAAGCGCATTTTGTATAGCGTACTGGCGCCGCGGGCGCTCGGACTCTGGATATCGATGTCCTTCACCAGCAGCAATTTGCCATTATAGTTAACGGCCATACCGCGTTTAATTTCGTTCGCTCTTGCCATAAAGAATACCTGTCTATGCGGAGTGAGATTTTTGTGGCGACACGTTACTCGCGCCGCGGGATTCAGGCAAGCAGGAAATCATGCAACGCGCATATCGTCAGCATTAATTGTAGGTCGCGCGCGAACAAGATGAAGAAGCGTTGGTGTTTGTCCGCATGGCTGTTATGGTGACTGACTATCTTATCGTCGGCCCAGCGGAGAGCCTGCTGATGGAGTGTCGTTCCGATTGCGGCGCATGCTGCATCGCCCCTTCAATATCCAGCCCGTTGCCTGGCATGCCGAATGGCAAGCCGGCCAACACGCCGTGCATTCATCTGGATGCGCGAATGCGCTGCGGAATATTTCATTCTCCGCTCAGACCGGCAGTCTGTTCGGGGTTACAGGCGCGAGCCGATATGTGCTTCAGCCATCGTGACGAGGCGCTTATTTACCTGATTAAACTGGAAGCCGACACCGCGCCGGATAACGGCCTATCTACGCGTCTTTAATGCGCCACATGCAGTAACCCGCGCCTGCGATCATAAACAGCGCGATAAAGAATACGGCGTGATAACTCCATATTTCCGCCACAATGCCGGCCAGCGAACCAGAAATAATCCAACCTACGCGGCCGGTATTGGTAAAGAGCGTGGTTGCCGCGCCGGCCTGGCCCGGCATCAGATCCTGAAAATACAGCATGCCGATTCCGGCGAGAATGCCGATAAAAATAGCGTTCAGCAACTGTAAAGCCAGCAGAGCGATTTCGCTGTCGAGAAACAATAATCCCACATAAAAAAACAGCCCGGAGAAGACGGCCAGCCGCATCAGAAAGCGCTTGCCGAAACGCTTGGCGACATAACCCGCCAGCAGCATGGACGGGATCTCTAATCCGGCCGCGGCGCCCATCATAATCCCCGCCAATTTTTCCGGCAGATTGAGCTCATGAACCAAATAGAGCGGCATATTGATGATGTAGATACCGTTGCATGTCCACATCAGCGTGCAGGCGGCGAACAACAGCAGCGTGTCCCGGCGGTTATGGCGGGGCGCTTCAAGGGTAGCCGTGGTTTTGACCGCAGCCTTCGGCATCGACGGAAGAAAGAATCTGACCAATATCCCGCAAAGCACAAATACGGCGGCGGCCGTTAGATACATTGAGGTAAAGCCGAAACCCAACGCCAGAGCGAAGGCAATCGGCGGGCCGACCACCCAGGAGAGCGAAACCTGGGCGCGCAAAATGGAGCTGAACATGGCGGCTTCGCGGCCTGTACGGTCGGCATGTTCCCGCGCCAGTGCGAATAACTGGGGGTTCGCCGTCGAACCGAAGCTGCTGAGCAGTACGCCAACGAACAGCAGAATAAAGTAGTTGCGGTTCCAGGCGAACAACAGACAGGCCAGGGCGCCGAGCAAACAGCACTGGAATATCAGCGTTTTGCGATCGCCTTGCCGGTCTGAACGCGCCGCCAGCGCCTGGCTGACGATGATGCCAATCACGGCGCTGCCGGTATAGAACATCCCCACCAGGAAAGGGCGCACTTGTACTTCATTTGAAAGGAACAGACTGAGCGTCGGGAGCTGTAACGCCCCGGCGATGCCGGTCAAAAAAGCGATAACCAAAAAAGCGGGCGAAGTCAGATCGGGCTGACGGCGAGTTGTGCTGACGGATGTGTGCATACGGTGTGTGATAACGCTTAAAAAGCCGACAGAAAACGAGAGGGACGCGTCATATTACGCCGATTTATAAAAAACGGAAAACCTGTTTTATTATTTTTCTTCAGCAGCGCTTCAGCTTGATGTGTCTTTTTGTCATCAGACTGTGTCACATAACGGCTAAAATGTGCGTGACGTCATAAATTCGTTACGTAAATAGTGCAGAACACTTGCATAAATGGCGTAATGGAAACAGACTCATTGAAACGTTTCAGCGAAGTTTTTTTTGAAACGCCTTTCTCAATAGACACATTTTTTCTCATAAAAGCTGAAACGATTCAACTTTCAGCAAGAGAGGAGAGCCATGTTCCAGTTGTCACAACAAGATATTCATTTAGGCGCGGTAGCCAGTAGCAAGCAGGAAGCTATACAGCTTGTTGCTGCAGCTCTGACTCAGGCCGGGTGCGTCAGCGCGGCGTATGTCGACGGCATGCTGAAGCGCGAGACGCAGACATCCACTTATTTGGGGAACGGCATCGCTATCCCCCACGGCACCACGGATACCCGCGATCTGGTGCTGAAAACGGGCGTACAGGTGTTTCAATTCCCTCAGGGCGTCAACTGGGGCGAAGATCAAACGGCCTACGTGGTTTTGGGGATTGCGGCCAGCTCGGACGAGCACCTGGCGCTATTACGCCAGTTAACGCATGTCCTCAGCGACGATCGCGTCGCGGCGCGTTTGGCGAGCACCACGTCGGCGGAAGAATTGCGCGGCCTGTTGATGGGCGAGCAGCAGATGCCGGAGTTCCGTTTCGATACCTCGCTGATTTCGCTTGATGTCGCAACGGACAATCTGCTGACGCTGCAGGCGCTGAATGCCGGCCGCCTGCAACAGATTGGCGCGGCGGATGCCGGTTTCGTCAGCCATGTCGTGAGCAATAAGCCACTGAATCTGGGACAAGGTATCTGGTTCAGCGACAGTGCTGAAGGCAACCTTAGCAGCGCCGCCGCCGTCGCCCGTCCTGCCGCGCCTTTCGATGCCGATGGCGAATCCGTCGCGTTGCTGGTGACGGTTTCCGCGGCCGACGATCAGGCTTACGCGCCGATCGACTACCTGACCAAACTATTGACCGAGCAAAAAGCTGAACGCTTGCTGAAAGCTGATGCGGCTACCTTGCTGGCTCTGCTGACCAGCGATGTGCCGGAAGAGAGCGGGGTGCTGACGGCGGAATTCACCATTCGCAACGAGCACGGTCTGCACGCGCGTCCGGGTACGACGCTGGTTAATGTGATCAAGCAGTTCAGCAGCGAAATTACCGTCGCGAACCTTGACGGCACGGGCAAACCGGTGAACGGCCGCAGCCTGATGAAAGTTATCGCATTGGGTGTGAAGAAAGGTCACAGACTCCGTTTTACCGCCAGCGGCAACGATGCTGAACAGGCATTGGCCGCTATTGGCGAAACAATTAATTCTGGCTTAGGCGAGGGGGCAGCATGAGCAGGCGAGTCGCCACCATTACCCTGAATCCGGCTTATGACCTGGTTGGCTATTGTCCTGAAATTGAAAAGGGCGAAGTAAACCTGGTTCAGACAGCGGGTCTGCACGCAGCTGGCAAAGGTATCAATGTTGCCAAGGTGCTGAAAGATCTTGGGATTGATGTCACGGTGGGTGGGTTCCTGGGTAAAGACAATCAGGATGGTTTTCAGCAGTTGTTCAGTGAGCTGGGCATTGCCAACCGTTTTCAGGTTGTACCAGGACGTACGCGCATCAATGTCAAGTTGACGGAAAAAGACGGGGACGTTACCGATCTCAATTTCTCCGGCTTTGAGGTGACGCAGCAGGACTGGCAACGTTTTGTCAATGATTCCCTGAGCTGGCTCGGACAGTTCGATATGGTCGCCGTCAGCGGTAGTTTGCCTGCCGGCGTCGATCCCGACGCCTTTACTGATTGGATGTCCCGGCTGCGTAGCCATTGTCCGTGCATTATTTTTGACAGCAGCCGCGATGCGCTGGTGGCGGGCTTGAAGGCTGCTCCCTGGCTGGTTAAACCGAATCGCCGGGAGTTGGAGATCTGGGCGGGGCGTAAATTACCTACATTGGATGATGTGGTTGATGCCGCGCATGCATTGCGTGAACAAGGGATCGCTCATGTTGTTATCTCACTGGGGGCGGAAGGCGCTCTGTGGGTTAATGCTTCGGGCGCGTGGCTGGCAAAACCGCCTGCCTGTGAAGTCGTTAGTACGGTGGGCGCGGGTGACTCCATGGTCGGGGGACTGATTTATGGATTATTAATGCGTGAGTCCAGTGAACATACTTTGCGTTTGGCAACGGCGGTGGCGGCACTTGCCGTGAGCCAAAGCAATGTTGGTATTACCGATCGTCCTCAGTTAGCCGCGATGATGGCGCGTGTCGATCTTAAACCCTTTAACTGACAGCAGGAGATGAATAATGAAAACGCTGCTGATTTTAGACAAATCACTGGGCCTGGCGAGAAGCCATCTGGTGAAAAATCTACTCGGCGCTGCCGCTGCTAAAGCAGGGCTGACGTTTACAGAACAGGCTGATGAAGCCGAACTGGCAATTATCCTGGGCGCCGCCGCCGCGGCGGACTCGGCGCTGAACGGCAAACAGGTTTTTGTTGGCGATGTTGAACTGGCCGCGAGTCAACCGGAGGCTTTTCTTGATAAGGCCAAGGCTGAGGCGACCACTTATCAGGCTGCCGCCGCGGCGCCTGTTCAGCAAGGCTCGTCAGCAACACCCAAACGCATCGTCGCCGTAACGGCGTGTCCGACAGGCGTGGCGCATACGTTTATGGCGGCGGAAGCTATTGAAACCGAAGCGAAGAAACGCGGCTGGTGGGTGAAAGTTGAAACCCGCGGTTCCGTCGGGGCGGGCAACCCCATTACGCCGGAAGAAGTCGAACAGGCGGATGTGGTTATTGTCGCGGCGGATATTGAAGTCGATCTGAGCAAGTTCGCCGGTAAAAAAATGTACCGTACTTCTACCGGTCTAGCGCTGAAAAAGACCGCGCAGGAGTTGGATAAGGCGCTGGCGGAAGCGACGGTTTATCAGCCCAACGGACAGAGCGCCGGCGGCGCCGAGGCGACCGGCCAATCGAAAAAAGGCGGCTCTGGGCCATACAGCCACCTGTTGACCGGCGTGTCGTACATGCTGCCGGTGGTGGTGGCCGGCGGTCTGTGCATCGCACTGTCGTTTATGTTTGGTATCGAAGCCTTTAAGGAACCGGGCACGCTGGCGGCAGCGCTGAAAACGGTCGGCGACTCGGCGTTTATGCTGATGGTGCCGGTGTTGGCCGGATATATCGCGTTTTCCATTGCCGACCGTCCCGGTCTGGCGCCGGGCTTAGTCGGCGGCGTGTTGGCGAATACCATGGGCGCCGGGTTCATCGGCGGCATCATCGCTGGTTTTCTGGCGGGCTATATCGCCAGAGCCATCAACAAGCATGTCCACCTGCCGCAAAGTATGTCGGCGCTGAAACCGATCTTGATTATCCCGCTATTCGCGACCTTGATTATGGGCTTGATCATGGTATACGGCATCGGTACGCCGGTTGCCAAGATTCTGACCGGTTTGACCGACTGGCTGCAATCCATGGGTACGGCGAATGCGGTGATCCTGGGCGCTATTCTGGGCGGCATGATGTGTACCGATATGGGCGGGCCGGTCAACAAGGTGGCTTACGTATTCGGCACCACATTGTTGAGTAGCCAGATTTATGGCCCAATGGCCGCTATTATGGCGGGAGGGATGGTTCCGCCGCTGGCGATGGGGCTGGCGACGCTACTGGCCGGCAAGAAATTTAACGCCACCGAACGCGAGGGCGGTAAAGCGGCGATGGTTCTGGGGCTGTGCTTCATCTCCGAAGGCGCCATTCCGTTCGCAGCCCGGGATCCTATCCGCGTATTGCCAAGCTGTATTATTGGCGGAGCGGTGACCGGCGCGATTTCGATGGCGGTAGGGGCTAAACTGATGGCGCCGCACGGCGGTCTGTTTGTGCTGCTGATCCCAGGTGCGATTTCTCCGGTATTAGGTTATCTGTTTGCGATTATCGTCGGAACCGTGGTAACAGGCGTGCTGTACGCGTTCCTGAAGCGTCCGGATGAGCAACTGGTGAAAACGACGGCTTAACAGGACGAGCCGGGATACAGGGAGGTAATGAAAAAGAGCCGGTTGGTGATACCAACCGGCTCTTTTTCGTTTTATGTTGATGATTGAGGCGCCTGCGACTTGAGCCAGGCGATCTCCTCTGCCCAGATGTCTGGATTCACGGTTTCCAGAATCAGGGGAATACCATCGAAACGATCGTCCCCCATGATGTAGCTGAAGGCCGTTTTGCCGATGTTGCCTTCTCCCAGACTGTTGTGACGGTCAACCCGGCTGTTGAATTCGCTTTTGGCATCGTTCAAGTGCATACCGCGTAAATAATGAAAGCCGACGACTTTATCGAATTCGGCAAAGGTTTTATCGCACTCAGCCTGGGTGCGTAAATCATATCCTCCGGCAAAGGCGTGACAGGTATCGATGCAGACGCCGACGCGGCTTTTATCTTCAACATCGTCGATAATGGCGGCCAGATGCTCAAAGCGGAATCCCAGATTGCTGCCTTGTCCGGCGGTGTTTTCAATAACCGCCGTGACGCCTTCGGTTGCCGCCAGCGCAATATTGATCGACTCGGCGATACGCGCCAGACAGCGATCTTCATCAATCTGTTTTAGATGGCTGCCGGGGTGGAAATTAAGCAGGGTCAGTCCCAATTGCTGGCAGCGCGACATCTCGTCAATAAAGGCGGCGCGTGATTTTTCCAGCGCCTCCGCTTCCGGATGTCCGAGATTAATCAGGTAGCTGTCGTGCGGCAAAATCTGTGCCGGGGTATAACCATAGGTTGCGCACGCGGTTTTAAATCGTTCAATCACCTCAGGCTCCAGCGGCGCAGCCTGCCATTGACGCTGATTTTTGGTGAACAGGGCGAAAGCCGTCGCTTCCAGCTCATGAGCGCGTATAACCGCCTGATCGACTCCGCCGGCCGCACTGACATGGGCTCCTACGTATTTCATGATGTTCTCCTCTTGATGACGAGGCATTATGGCATTGTCGGTCAGGTTAACCAGCGGTTAAGCGATAATTTATTTACGGCTAGCTGAATAAGTGGTCAAAAGCCAGGTTAATACATGCGCCGCCCATAATTAGCCAGACAAATAAAATCAGCGCCAGCAACAGCGGTTTGGGGCCGGCATTACGGATATCGCTAATCCGGGTGGTTAGCCCTAATGCCATCATTGCCATCGCCAGCAATACATTATCCAGCCGGGTTAAATCGCCGGTCAGCGCGGGGGGAAATAGCCGGGTTGAGTTTAGAGCGGCGGCGGCCACAAACCATAATGCAAACCAGGGGAACGCGAGGGATACGGGCTCTGCTGCCGATGCCGCTGTTTTGGGGCCCATTTT
This window encodes:
- a CDS encoding CobW family GTP-binding protein, coding for MLTKVNLITGFLGCGKTTTIRHLLSQKPADEVWAVLVNEFGEIGIDGALLEDSGAVLKEIPGGCMCCVNGLPMQVGLNMLLQQKKPHRLLIEPTGLGHPKQILSLLSGDSYRPWLTLQATLCLLDARQLRESRYTENENFRDQLAAADIVIANKQDTYLDADRAALQKWRQDNNDTRQIVMTSQGQVDRQILDQPRLNERELPDGAHHHQHKAAQGLAALRLPANDPWRRSLNQGQGYHACGWIFAAETIFDTAALLDWVRLSPVSRVKGVMRIKEGTLIVNRQGLDLHIETKPVAPIDSRIELINETPAEWNNLQSVLLKARLTTAG
- the yeiP gene encoding elongation factor P-like protein YeiP: MARANEIKRGMAVNYNGKLLLVKDIDIQSPSARGASTLYKMRFSDVRTGLKVEERFKGDDILDTISLTRRTVTFSYIDGDEYVFMDDEDYTPYNFKKEQIEEELLFIPEGGMPGIQVLTWDGEIIALELPQTVDMEIVDTAPGIKGASASARNKPATMATGLTIQVPEYLSAGEKIRIHIPERRYMGRAE
- a CDS encoding YkgJ family cysteine cluster protein, producing MECRSDCGACCIAPSISSPLPGMPNGKPANTPCIHLDARMRCGIFHSPLRPAVCSGLQARADMCFSHRDEALIYLIKLEADTAPDNGLSTRL
- a CDS encoding sugar efflux transporter, whose protein sequence is MHTSVSTTRRQPDLTSPAFLVIAFLTGIAGALQLPTLSLFLSNEVQVRPFLVGMFYTGSAVIGIIVSQALAARSDRQGDRKTLIFQCCLLGALACLLFAWNRNYFILLFVGVLLSSFGSTANPQLFALAREHADRTGREAAMFSSILRAQVSLSWVVGPPIAFALALGFGFTSMYLTAAAVFVLCGILVRFFLPSMPKAAVKTTATLEAPRHNRRDTLLLFAACTLMWTCNGIYIINMPLYLVHELNLPEKLAGIMMGAAAGLEIPSMLLAGYVAKRFGKRFLMRLAVFSGLFFYVGLLFLDSEIALLALQLLNAIFIGILAGIGMLYFQDLMPGQAGAATTLFTNTGRVGWIISGSLAGIVAEIWSYHAVFFIALFMIAGAGYCMWRIKDA
- the fruB gene encoding fused PTS fructose transporter subunit IIA/HPr protein produces the protein MFQLSQQDIHLGAVASSKQEAIQLVAAALTQAGCVSAAYVDGMLKRETQTSTYLGNGIAIPHGTTDTRDLVLKTGVQVFQFPQGVNWGEDQTAYVVLGIAASSDEHLALLRQLTHVLSDDRVAARLASTTSAEELRGLLMGEQQMPEFRFDTSLISLDVATDNLLTLQALNAGRLQQIGAADAGFVSHVVSNKPLNLGQGIWFSDSAEGNLSSAAAVARPAAPFDADGESVALLVTVSAADDQAYAPIDYLTKLLTEQKAERLLKADAATLLALLTSDVPEESGVLTAEFTIRNEHGLHARPGTTLVNVIKQFSSEITVANLDGTGKPVNGRSLMKVIALGVKKGHRLRFTASGNDAEQALAAIGETINSGLGEGAA
- the fruK gene encoding 1-phosphofructokinase, which gives rise to MSRRVATITLNPAYDLVGYCPEIEKGEVNLVQTAGLHAAGKGINVAKVLKDLGIDVTVGGFLGKDNQDGFQQLFSELGIANRFQVVPGRTRINVKLTEKDGDVTDLNFSGFEVTQQDWQRFVNDSLSWLGQFDMVAVSGSLPAGVDPDAFTDWMSRLRSHCPCIIFDSSRDALVAGLKAAPWLVKPNRRELEIWAGRKLPTLDDVVDAAHALREQGIAHVVISLGAEGALWVNASGAWLAKPPACEVVSTVGAGDSMVGGLIYGLLMRESSEHTLRLATAVAALAVSQSNVGITDRPQLAAMMARVDLKPFN
- the fruA gene encoding PTS fructose transporter subunit IIBC; its protein translation is MKTLLILDKSLGLARSHLVKNLLGAAAAKAGLTFTEQADEAELAIILGAAAAADSALNGKQVFVGDVELAASQPEAFLDKAKAEATTYQAAAAAPVQQGSSATPKRIVAVTACPTGVAHTFMAAEAIETEAKKRGWWVKVETRGSVGAGNPITPEEVEQADVVIVAADIEVDLSKFAGKKMYRTSTGLALKKTAQELDKALAEATVYQPNGQSAGGAEATGQSKKGGSGPYSHLLTGVSYMLPVVVAGGLCIALSFMFGIEAFKEPGTLAAALKTVGDSAFMLMVPVLAGYIAFSIADRPGLAPGLVGGVLANTMGAGFIGGIIAGFLAGYIARAINKHVHLPQSMSALKPILIIPLFATLIMGLIMVYGIGTPVAKILTGLTDWLQSMGTANAVILGAILGGMMCTDMGGPVNKVAYVFGTTLLSSQIYGPMAAIMAGGMVPPLAMGLATLLAGKKFNATEREGGKAAMVLGLCFISEGAIPFAARDPIRVLPSCIIGGAVTGAISMAVGAKLMAPHGGLFVLLIPGAISPVLGYLFAIIVGTVVTGVLYAFLKRPDEQLVKTTA
- the nfo gene encoding deoxyribonuclease IV, producing the protein MKYVGAHVSAAGGVDQAVIRAHELEATAFALFTKNQRQWQAAPLEPEVIERFKTACATYGYTPAQILPHDSYLINLGHPEAEALEKSRAAFIDEMSRCQQLGLTLLNFHPGSHLKQIDEDRCLARIAESINIALAATEGVTAVIENTAGQGSNLGFRFEHLAAIIDDVEDKSRVGVCIDTCHAFAGGYDLRTQAECDKTFAEFDKVVGFHYLRGMHLNDAKSEFNSRVDRHNSLGEGNIGKTAFSYIMGDDRFDGIPLILETVNPDIWAEEIAWLKSQAPQSST